A part of Larkinella insperata genomic DNA contains:
- a CDS encoding M20 family peptidase — MKRLRWLLIALVLLLAVLLVNTLRSSSKQLTDVPPAPPVPVGDSAVNRLVKALQLRTVSYTDYSLTDTTQFEKFLSLVQESFPRIHRQLKRETFNRYGLLYEWKGSNPALKPVLLMGHYDVVPVIQGTQQLWKRPPFAGLIEDGFLYGRGTLDDKGSVLAQLEAVEWLLSTGFRPERTLLLAYGQDEEVTGFRGAQTIAAELERRKVELEYVLDEGGVLKTDGIPGLSKPVALIGIGEKGYASMELSSVSKGGHSSMPPKQTAIGLVAEAVSKLEKNPFPARLDAGLDQMFRYIGPEMPFGQRIVFANQWLFSPLITRIMSQSNSGNATLRTTTAPTIFQAGVKDNVLPIDATATINFRILPGETVESVAERVKEVIDDERVQVKVLRKFVSQPSPVSDPNALGFERIHQTIKGVFPETIVTPYLTLGGTDSRFYARVCPQVFRFSPVPMNDEDTQRMHGTNERVRITDYHNMIRFYATLIKNSQ, encoded by the coding sequence ATGAAACGACTCCGCTGGCTCCTGATCGCCCTTGTTCTTCTCCTTGCCGTTTTGCTGGTCAATACGCTCCGGTCTTCGTCGAAGCAACTGACGGATGTGCCCCCCGCCCCGCCCGTGCCGGTGGGCGACTCGGCCGTTAATCGGTTGGTCAAGGCCCTGCAGTTGCGGACGGTTTCCTACACCGATTACTCGCTGACGGATACCACGCAGTTCGAGAAGTTTCTGAGCCTAGTTCAGGAATCGTTTCCCCGGATTCACCGCCAGCTCAAACGGGAAACGTTCAACCGCTACGGCTTGCTGTACGAATGGAAAGGGAGTAATCCAGCCCTGAAACCGGTTCTGCTCATGGGTCATTACGACGTTGTACCCGTCATTCAGGGCACGCAGCAACTGTGGAAACGTCCGCCGTTCGCGGGCTTGATTGAAGACGGTTTTCTGTACGGGCGCGGCACCCTGGACGACAAAGGCAGCGTACTGGCCCAACTCGAAGCCGTCGAATGGCTGCTCAGTACGGGTTTCCGGCCCGAACGCACCCTCCTGCTGGCGTACGGTCAGGACGAAGAAGTAACCGGTTTTCGGGGGGCGCAGACGATTGCTGCGGAACTGGAACGCCGAAAAGTTGAACTGGAATATGTGCTCGACGAAGGCGGTGTACTCAAAACAGACGGCATTCCGGGCCTAAGCAAACCCGTCGCCCTGATCGGCATTGGCGAAAAAGGATACGCCAGTATGGAGCTGTCCAGCGTGAGTAAGGGCGGGCATTCATCGATGCCGCCGAAACAAACCGCCATTGGGCTGGTGGCCGAAGCCGTGAGCAAACTCGAAAAAAATCCGTTTCCCGCCCGGCTGGATGCGGGACTGGATCAGATGTTTCGGTACATCGGCCCCGAAATGCCGTTCGGTCAGCGGATTGTATTTGCCAACCAGTGGCTCTTTTCCCCCCTGATCACCCGCATTATGTCGCAGTCGAATTCCGGGAATGCGACGCTGCGCACGACAACAGCCCCCACTATTTTTCAGGCCGGTGTGAAAGACAACGTGCTGCCCATCGACGCCACGGCTACCATCAATTTCCGGATCTTGCCGGGCGAAACTGTAGAGTCCGTTGCCGAGCGGGTAAAGGAAGTCATCGACGACGAGCGGGTTCAGGTCAAGGTGCTTCGCAAATTCGTCAGCCAGCCCTCGCCGGTCTCCGACCCGAACGCGCTGGGTTTTGAACGGATTCACCAAACGATCAAAGGCGTTTTTCCGGAAACCATCGTTACGCCTTATCTAACCTTGGGCGGCACGGACTCCCGGTTTTACGCCCGCGTATGCCCGCAGGTTTTCCGCTTCTCACCCGTGCCCATGAACGACGAAGACACGCAACGGATGCACGGCACCAACGAGCGCGTTCGCATCACGGATTACCACAACATGATCCGGTTTTACGCAACCCTGATCAAAAACAGCCAGTAG
- a CDS encoding DUF58 domain-containing protein translates to MTFFRALYVSVRVWLILITFVLLFVTAYVFPVIFPFVKLALAVFAALCLFDGVMLFRTGSGRAAFFARRELPDRLSNGDENPVTIYLENRYSFQTTVEIIDEIPFQFQKRDVLFTATLKPNETKALRYELRPTKRGEYHFGAVNVYVMTALRLLKRRYQFSQDKTVAVFPSYLQMRQYELLAISNRLSEMGIKKVRRIGHSMEFEQVRPYSRGDDVRTINWKATARRSDLMINAFQDEKSQAIYCLIDKGRVMKSPFERLTLLDYAINASLVLSNIALRKQDRAGLLTFSDRIGQLVAAERRPGHLQKILDVLYRQKTRFLESDYEALYASIRQHIRQRSLLLLFTNFETVNALQRQLPYLRRLAKDHLLIVVFFENTELKSLLSNPANTTEAVYQKTIAEKFYYEKKQIVKELQQYGIQTILTAPQNLTADTVNKYLELKARGMI, encoded by the coding sequence ATGACCTTCTTCCGCGCCCTTTATGTCTCGGTTCGGGTTTGGCTGATCCTGATTACGTTCGTCCTGCTGTTTGTTACGGCCTACGTTTTTCCGGTCATTTTTCCGTTTGTTAAACTGGCGCTGGCGGTTTTTGCCGCGTTGTGCCTGTTCGACGGTGTTATGCTGTTTCGCACCGGGAGCGGACGAGCGGCTTTTTTTGCCCGGCGCGAACTCCCCGACCGGCTCTCAAACGGCGACGAAAATCCGGTAACGATTTACCTGGAAAACCGCTATTCGTTCCAGACGACGGTGGAGATTATCGACGAAATCCCGTTCCAGTTTCAGAAACGGGATGTCTTGTTTACGGCCACGCTGAAACCCAACGAAACAAAAGCCCTCCGGTACGAATTGCGCCCCACCAAACGCGGAGAATACCATTTCGGGGCCGTCAACGTCTACGTCATGACGGCGCTGCGGTTGCTGAAACGACGGTATCAGTTTTCGCAGGATAAAACCGTTGCCGTTTTTCCGTCCTACCTGCAAATGCGGCAATACGAACTCCTGGCAATTTCGAACCGGTTATCCGAAATGGGCATTAAGAAAGTCCGGCGGATTGGGCACAGCATGGAGTTTGAACAGGTCCGGCCCTACAGCCGGGGCGACGATGTGCGCACCATCAACTGGAAAGCAACCGCCCGCCGGAGTGACCTCATGATCAATGCTTTTCAGGATGAAAAGTCGCAGGCTATTTACTGCCTCATCGACAAAGGCCGCGTCATGAAGTCGCCATTTGAGAGACTGACCCTGCTGGACTACGCCATCAACGCGTCGCTGGTACTGAGTAACATCGCCCTCCGGAAACAAGACCGCGCCGGTCTGCTGACGTTCTCCGACCGAATTGGGCAGTTGGTGGCCGCCGAGCGCCGACCCGGGCATCTACAGAAGATTCTGGACGTGCTGTACCGGCAGAAAACCCGCTTTCTGGAATCGGATTACGAAGCACTGTACGCCAGCATCCGGCAGCACATCCGGCAACGGAGCCTATTGCTGCTTTTTACTAACTTTGAGACGGTTAACGCGCTCCAACGGCAACTTCCCTACCTGCGTCGGCTGGCGAAAGATCATTTGCTGATCGTTGTTTTTTTTGAAAATACCGAACTAAAAAGTTTGCTCAGCAACCCGGCCAACACTACCGAAGCGGTTTACCAGAAAACCATTGCCGAAAAATTTTATTACGAAAAAAAACAGATTGTCAAAGAGTTACAGCAATACGGTATTCAAACCATTCTGACCGCTCCGCAGAACTTAACCGCCGACACCGTTAACAAATACCTCGAATTAAAAGCGCGAGGTATGATCTAA
- a CDS encoding AAA family ATPase: MSPYENRLDLTELKTAVDAIRAEIGKIIIGQHPTIDLLLTALLSDGHVLIEGVPGVAKTLMAKLLAKTISVDFSRIQFTPDLMPSDVLGTSIFNPKTTEFEYRRGPIFANIVLIDEINRAPAKTQAALFEVMEERQATNDGITYPLADPFLVLATQNPVEQEGTYRLPEAQLDRFLFKVVVGYPTILEEVNILKGHHERRNLTDAVEAVQPALTADQLRALRAQVHQVHIEDKLLEYIAQLVQNTRSNKSLFLGASPRASVALLNSSKALATLRGRDFVTPEDVQELAAPVLRHRVLLTPEREMEGGTADEVIGQVVHKIDVPR, encoded by the coding sequence ATGTCTCCCTACGAAAACCGCCTGGATTTAACCGAATTGAAAACCGCCGTCGATGCCATTCGCGCCGAAATCGGCAAGATTATCATCGGACAGCACCCCACCATTGACTTACTTTTGACGGCCCTGCTGTCCGACGGCCACGTGCTGATTGAGGGCGTTCCCGGCGTCGCTAAAACGCTGATGGCCAAACTGCTGGCCAAAACCATTTCGGTTGATTTCAGCCGGATTCAGTTTACGCCGGACCTGATGCCGTCCGACGTGCTGGGGACTTCTATCTTCAACCCCAAAACCACCGAGTTCGAATACCGGCGCGGCCCGATTTTCGCCAACATCGTGCTGATCGACGAAATCAACCGCGCCCCAGCCAAAACGCAGGCGGCTTTGTTTGAGGTTATGGAAGAACGGCAGGCGACCAACGACGGCATCACCTACCCCCTGGCCGATCCCTTTCTGGTGCTGGCAACGCAAAATCCCGTTGAGCAGGAAGGCACTTACCGCCTGCCCGAAGCCCAGCTCGACCGGTTTCTGTTCAAGGTGGTGGTTGGTTATCCGACGATTCTGGAAGAAGTTAACATCCTGAAAGGCCACCACGAACGGCGGAATCTGACCGATGCGGTCGAAGCCGTGCAGCCTGCCTTGACGGCCGATCAGTTGCGGGCGCTCCGGGCGCAGGTTCACCAGGTGCACATCGAAGACAAGCTGCTCGAATACATTGCCCAGCTTGTGCAGAATACCCGCTCCAACAAATCGCTTTTTCTGGGTGCCTCACCCCGGGCCTCCGTGGCGCTGCTGAACAGTTCGAAAGCCCTGGCGACGCTCCGGGGCCGCGATTTTGTAACGCCCGAAGACGTGCAGGAACTGGCCGCACCCGTTTTACGGCACCGCGTTCTGCTCACTCCCGAGCGCGAAATGGAAGGCGGCACGGCCGACGAGGTTATCGGCCAGGTGGTGCACAAGATTGACGTACCACGATGA
- a CDS encoding DUF4350 domain-containing protein — protein sequence MKPNKYLLFLVITVVAYGLFEYYRPKPIDWNPTYINSDKIPFGTKVSFDLLPGLMNQQPVTSLRLPVYNHLADTTLPARSNYLFVCHTLRLNRPDREKLLAYVNQGNAAFLSAYEFPDSLAMLLGFRAELKAPTLRDTTLGMNFTNPTLKAQADYHFRHDDGRNFLVTTKAANTTVLGRNARNEPIFLKIRYGKGDFYIHNLPIAFTNFYVLDSATADYPYKALSYLPPRPTYWDEYQKQGRFNTDEQSLLRYVISQPPLAWAYYLTVLGLLLYVIFAGKRTQRIIPVVEPLKNTSLEFVQTVGRLYYQRADHSNLSQKKIQYLLAFIREKFGLNTAVPDEEFKQTLARKSGVSEQDVQALFRQIAFSQQQVMSEYDLLRLNELMENFYTHANA from the coding sequence TTGAAACCAAATAAATACCTGCTTTTCCTGGTGATAACCGTTGTGGCTTACGGGCTGTTTGAATATTATCGTCCGAAACCCATCGACTGGAATCCAACGTATATCAACAGCGACAAAATTCCGTTTGGGACGAAGGTGTCGTTCGACCTACTGCCCGGTCTAATGAATCAGCAACCGGTCACGAGCTTGCGTCTGCCGGTTTACAACCATCTGGCCGACACCACCCTCCCCGCCCGCAGCAATTACCTTTTTGTCTGCCATACGCTGCGGCTGAACCGCCCGGATCGGGAGAAGCTGCTGGCGTACGTCAACCAGGGCAACGCGGCTTTTCTGTCGGCATACGAATTTCCGGATTCGCTGGCCATGCTGCTGGGCTTCCGGGCCGAGCTGAAAGCCCCCACGCTCCGCGATACAACGCTGGGCATGAACTTCACCAACCCAACCCTGAAAGCACAGGCTGATTACCACTTCCGGCACGACGACGGCCGAAATTTCCTGGTTACAACGAAAGCCGCCAACACCACGGTTTTGGGCCGCAACGCCCGCAATGAGCCGATTTTTCTAAAAATTCGCTACGGCAAAGGGGATTTTTACATCCACAACCTGCCGATTGCTTTCACCAACTTTTACGTTCTCGACTCCGCCACGGCTGATTATCCCTACAAGGCGCTGTCGTACCTGCCCCCGCGCCCGACTTACTGGGATGAATACCAGAAGCAGGGCCGGTTTAACACCGATGAGCAGTCGCTGCTGCGGTACGTGATCTCGCAGCCACCGCTGGCCTGGGCCTATTACCTGACCGTTTTGGGGCTGCTGTTGTACGTTATTTTTGCGGGCAAACGAACCCAGCGCATTATTCCCGTCGTTGAGCCGCTGAAAAACACCTCATTGGAATTCGTCCAGACCGTTGGCCGTCTGTATTACCAGCGGGCCGATCACAGTAACCTGTCCCAGAAGAAAATCCAGTACCTGCTGGCGTTTATCCGCGAAAAATTTGGTTTGAACACGGCCGTACCCGACGAAGAGTTCAAACAGACGCTGGCCCGCAAAAGTGGCGTTTCGGAGCAGGACGTTCAGGCGCTGTTTCGCCAGATTGCTTTTTCCCAACAGCAGGTAATGAGCGAATACGATCTGCTCCGGCTGAACGAACTAATGGAAAACTTTTATACCCATGCGAACGCATAA
- a CDS encoding DUF2911 domain-containing protein, giving the protein MKKVLWIVGALAVLVLVAYWGIRSYTKSASPEATAEINQNGVDVKVEYCQPYKKGRKIFGGLVPYGQVWRTGANEATVITLEQNVTVAGQPLDEGEYSLWTIPSEGNWIVIFNRETGQWGTDYDQTKDVLRVPVLSRKRSAVAEQFYISFAPQSGGTDMLLAWDETEAVVPIRVRTNE; this is encoded by the coding sequence ATGAAAAAAGTTTTGTGGATTGTCGGCGCCCTGGCGGTGCTTGTTCTGGTCGCTTACTGGGGCATTCGTTCGTACACCAAATCGGCGAGCCCGGAGGCCACTGCCGAAATTAACCAGAATGGCGTTGATGTAAAAGTAGAATACTGCCAGCCCTATAAAAAAGGACGTAAAATTTTCGGCGGGCTGGTTCCCTACGGCCAGGTCTGGCGGACGGGCGCCAACGAAGCCACGGTGATTACCCTGGAACAGAACGTGACGGTGGCCGGGCAACCGCTCGACGAAGGAGAATATTCGCTCTGGACCATCCCCTCGGAAGGAAACTGGATCGTGATTTTCAACCGCGAAACCGGCCAGTGGGGAACCGATTACGACCAGACCAAGGATGTGTTGCGGGTGCCGGTGCTGTCGCGCAAACGCAGTGCCGTAGCCGAGCAGTTTTACATCAGTTTTGCCCCGCAATCGGGGGGTACGGACATGCTGCTGGCCTGGGATGAAACCGAAGCCGTGGTGCCAATTCGGGTGAGGACCAATGAATAA
- a CDS encoding M1 family metallopeptidase — protein MPERFFCSSLHLLCPVVLSLWGFIPTAGGQSRPLSPRLANYQITVQLDTDTKQLSGKETLVWKNPSNEAINELQFHLYLNAFRNDQSTFMRESGGQLRGAFIDRNDEESYGWIDILSMQARQASGKTEVLTGKYRFIQPDDANPDDRTVISVPLRQPLGPGQSITLDIDFRAKLPRIFARTGYSDDFFLVAQWFPKIGVYEPPGTRYAAAHGQWNCHQFHASSEFYADYGVYDVTLTVPKNFRVGATGGLKSERQNSNGTKTMRWRAEDVVDFSWTASPAFTIFEDRWRHVAIRALMQPEHASQAQRHIDAARVALAYFDKHLGRYPFTTLTIVDPPVSGLGAGGMEYPTFITAGTSWGMPAGVRLPEQVTIHEFGHQYFMQLLATNEFEEAWMDEGFNQYYEGRIMDETYGPKSSIIDLFGYRMGNLEASRNSYVHLDHPAIAPSFGNVWQLPDAYYGELTYFKPATWLRTLDGLVGRPVMDEIMRTYFNRWQFKHPNAKDFIAIANEVVARRLGNRLGPDLNWFFDQVLYGTQVCDYELHAVRSVRQGNAFRSVITVYRRGNAQLPVEVLVHFEDGNEQLLRWDGKASVHTFTLTKPTRVQWAKVDPQQKVYIDVNLNNNSFTVRPPASPAAKYAAKLMFWAQNWMQWLAWMV, from the coding sequence ATGCCAGAGCGTTTCTTTTGCTCTTCGCTCCACCTTCTCTGCCCGGTGGTTTTAAGCTTGTGGGGATTCATTCCAACGGCGGGGGGCCAATCCCGGCCGCTGAGTCCACGTCTTGCCAATTACCAGATCACTGTTCAGCTGGATACCGATACGAAACAACTGTCGGGCAAGGAAACGCTGGTCTGGAAAAATCCGTCGAATGAAGCCATTAACGAACTGCAATTTCATTTGTACCTAAACGCCTTCCGCAACGATCAATCAACGTTCATGCGGGAGTCGGGCGGCCAGTTGCGGGGCGCTTTTATTGACAGAAATGACGAGGAATCGTATGGCTGGATTGATATTCTGTCGATGCAGGCCCGGCAAGCGTCGGGGAAAACGGAGGTACTGACCGGCAAATACCGGTTTATCCAGCCCGACGACGCCAATCCCGACGACCGCACGGTGATCAGCGTACCGCTCCGTCAGCCGCTTGGTCCGGGTCAAAGCATCACGCTCGACATTGATTTTCGGGCCAAGCTGCCCCGGATTTTCGCCCGGACGGGCTACAGCGACGATTTTTTTCTGGTGGCCCAGTGGTTTCCAAAAATTGGCGTTTATGAACCGCCCGGAACCCGGTATGCGGCTGCACACGGTCAGTGGAATTGCCACCAGTTTCACGCCAGCTCGGAGTTTTACGCCGACTACGGCGTGTATGACGTGACGCTGACAGTACCCAAAAACTTCCGGGTTGGGGCGACGGGCGGACTAAAGAGCGAACGGCAAAACAGCAACGGGACCAAAACCATGCGCTGGCGGGCCGAAGATGTCGTGGATTTTTCCTGGACGGCTTCCCCGGCTTTCACCATTTTTGAGGATCGCTGGCGGCACGTAGCCATTCGCGCCCTGATGCAACCCGAACACGCCAGCCAGGCGCAACGGCACATCGACGCGGCCAGGGTGGCGCTTGCTTACTTTGATAAACACCTCGGACGGTATCCGTTCACGACGCTCACGATTGTTGACCCGCCCGTGTCGGGGCTGGGGGCCGGGGGCATGGAATATCCGACCTTCATTACCGCCGGAACAAGCTGGGGAATGCCTGCGGGAGTGCGGCTGCCCGAGCAGGTTACCATCCACGAGTTTGGACATCAGTATTTTATGCAGTTGCTGGCGACCAACGAATTCGAAGAAGCGTGGATGGACGAGGGCTTTAATCAGTATTACGAAGGCCGGATCATGGACGAAACCTACGGGCCGAAATCCTCCATAATCGATCTGTTTGGGTACCGGATGGGCAACCTGGAAGCATCGCGCAATTCGTACGTTCACCTCGATCATCCGGCGATTGCTCCCTCGTTTGGCAATGTCTGGCAGTTGCCCGACGCCTATTACGGCGAACTGACGTACTTCAAACCGGCCACCTGGCTGCGGACCCTCGATGGCCTGGTGGGGCGCCCGGTGATGGACGAAATCATGCGGACGTATTTCAACCGCTGGCAGTTCAAACACCCCAATGCCAAAGATTTTATTGCGATTGCCAACGAAGTCGTTGCCCGGCGGCTTGGCAACCGCTTGGGACCAGACCTGAACTGGTTTTTCGATCAGGTGCTTTACGGTACGCAGGTCTGTGATTACGAGTTGCATGCGGTTCGAAGCGTCCGGCAGGGTAATGCGTTTCGTTCGGTCATTACGGTTTATCGGCGGGGCAATGCGCAACTGCCGGTCGAGGTGCTGGTGCATTTTGAGGATGGCAACGAACAACTCCTGCGTTGGGACGGCAAAGCCAGCGTGCATACGTTTACCCTAACGAAGCCAACCCGGGTGCAATGGGCTAAAGTTGATCCGCAACAGAAGGTTTACATCGACGTCAATCTGAATAACAACAGCTTTACCGTACGGCCACCCGCCAGCCCGGCGGCCAAGTACGCGGCAAAACTGATGTTCTGGGCGCAAAACTGGATGCAGTGGCTGGCGTGGATGGTGTAA